Proteins encoded by one window of Cuniculiplasma divulgatum:
- a CDS encoding transposase, with protein sequence MSDLFDTALTEKYKQYFLNGPFAFMKHAIDWSGFDPLLKDLYCNDTDKGGRPKIPIITMVKDLYIHSIYNLMDEHSEKEIHDRISFMNFLDYPDIFYCVIKRVFHFHR encoded by the coding sequence GTGAGTGATCTCTTCGACACAGCTCTTACGGAGAAATACAAACAATATTTCTTAAATGGTCCATTTGCATTCATGAAGCATGCCATTGACTGGAGTGGATTTGATCCACTTCTTAAGGATCTGTATTGTAATGATACAGATAAGGGAGGAAGACCCAAGATTCCAATCATAACAATGGTAAAGGATCTCTACATTCATTCCATATACAATTTAATGGATGAACATTCTGAGAAGGAGATCCATGATAGAATATCATTCATGAACTTTCTTGACTATCCTGATATTTTCTATTGCGTCATCAAAAGGGTATTTCATTTTCACAGGTAA
- a CDS encoding CoA-transferase, with protein MVQIYTENQELNFYKDIKDGSTLAISGFNLANTPEFLLKKLYENYKLTGHPRDLFIETDALPASVDRALDAVLKEMYETNDFSLIRGLLIPFMGFSPFLQKITLEDKIPVYGWPIGIASYWFREVASGRPGLLTRIGIGTFLDPDQDSGTLNESARKSNMCKITKLNISGSPLLLYEAPKPDVCFVRVSSSDIMGSLSMEDEPIRGTVINIVQAVKARPNPGTVIAQVKLLDNEKQFAPRMVEVPYPLVDIVVRSPREYHWQAPSFEYDPRACFKINPSNITDSILHDLQNSNVPYIQSIIAKRIALELVSMRKKKGNTILLNLGVGIPALVSSILSRAGYSRDIVTVVESGPWGGIALTGGDFGVSMGAFALSTIPDMFSNYEGGIIDVASLGFLQIDGSGNVNPSYIPNKLTGPGGFSVIAQGSPTSLFAGNFTAGKIELQFKDGKLKILKDANTVKFVKKVYKIFFSGNEALKYGKTVKYFTERCVFDLTQKGLCITEVPEGIDIDKDIVEKMEFKPDVSRDIKKMPEIVFGSQEMERRDIETWATEI; from the coding sequence ATGGTTCAAATATATACAGAAAATCAGGAACTTAATTTTTACAAAGATATCAAGGATGGTTCCACTCTTGCAATTTCAGGGTTTAATCTTGCAAATACCCCAGAGTTTCTTCTCAAAAAGTTGTACGAGAATTATAAACTAACGGGTCACCCTAGAGATTTGTTCATAGAAACAGATGCACTTCCTGCCTCAGTTGACAGGGCTCTTGATGCAGTTCTTAAAGAAATGTATGAGACAAATGATTTCTCTCTAATTAGGGGTTTGTTGATACCATTCATGGGTTTCTCTCCATTTTTACAGAAAATAACCCTAGAGGATAAAATACCTGTGTATGGGTGGCCTATTGGAATAGCATCATACTGGTTCAGGGAAGTTGCCTCAGGAAGACCAGGTCTTTTGACAAGGATAGGAATAGGAACATTTCTTGATCCGGATCAGGACAGTGGAACACTTAATGAAAGTGCAAGAAAGAGCAATATGTGCAAAATTACAAAACTGAACATTTCTGGCAGCCCCTTATTACTTTATGAGGCACCCAAACCTGATGTCTGCTTTGTAAGGGTATCATCATCTGATATTATGGGCAGTCTATCAATGGAAGACGAACCTATCAGGGGAACAGTAATAAATATAGTACAGGCAGTGAAGGCTAGACCCAATCCTGGGACAGTAATTGCACAGGTGAAGTTGCTGGATAATGAAAAACAGTTTGCTCCCAGGATGGTTGAAGTACCGTATCCATTAGTGGACATAGTTGTTAGAAGCCCCAGAGAATATCACTGGCAGGCACCTTCGTTTGAATATGATCCAAGGGCCTGTTTTAAGATTAATCCTTCAAACATTACCGACAGCATCCTTCATGATCTTCAAAATTCCAATGTTCCATACATTCAGAGTATAATCGCAAAAAGAATCGCACTTGAACTCGTATCAATGAGAAAAAAGAAAGGAAATACAATTTTACTTAACCTTGGTGTTGGAATACCTGCACTAGTTTCATCAATTCTTTCCAGGGCAGGGTATTCCAGGGATATTGTTACAGTTGTAGAATCGGGACCGTGGGGAGGTATAGCTCTAACTGGTGGCGATTTTGGGGTATCCATGGGTGCCTTTGCCCTGTCCACAATTCCAGATATGTTCTCAAACTATGAGGGCGGAATAATAGATGTTGCATCACTTGGGTTTCTTCAAATTGATGGCAGTGGGAACGTGAACCCTTCCTATATCCCGAATAAGCTAACAGGACCTGGTGGTTTTTCAGTTATTGCACAGGGATCTCCAACATCTTTATTTGCAGGTAATTTCACCGCTGGGAAAATTGAATTACAGTTTAAGGACGGAAAATTGAAAATATTAAAAGATGCGAATACAGTTAAATTTGTCAAGAAGGTGTATAAGATATTCTTTAGCGGAAATGAGGCTCTGAAATATGGTAAAACTGTAAAGTATTTTACAGAGAGATGTGTTTTTGATCTGACACAAAAAGGTTTGTGTATAACAGAAGTGCCAGAAGGAATAGATATTGATAAGGATATTGTAGAGAAGATGGAATTCAAACCAGATGTGAGCAGGGATATAAAAAAGATGCCTGAGATCGTTTTCGGTTCACAGGAAATGGAAAGAAGGGATATTGAGACGTGGGCTACAGAAATCTAA
- a CDS encoding ABC transporter ATP-binding protein: MMELEAANLSKKYGNFYALQDFNLDVHKGECVALLGPNGAGKSTLLKISTNIIHPTKGTLKIAGINVQDDPMKALEKVGPLVELPEFYPYLNGTEILNFVCKVKGASKEKIKDEIERLSSMLKMEEFINKKSGSYSRGMKQRLALACSMTMDPELLILDEPTFGLDPRGMREFIEIIREINVKEGKTVILSTHLISEAREIADKVVIINHGTKMLEMKNERETNLMNVTFYSKPEASSLETSSIKVIEDHGNTVTIQRDENISNDDVIDYFREKNLKIRWIEPTNQIERKYLELIN; this comes from the coding sequence ATGATGGAACTGGAAGCAGCTAATTTAAGCAAAAAATATGGAAATTTTTATGCTTTACAAGATTTTAATTTAGATGTTCATAAGGGTGAATGCGTAGCACTTCTTGGTCCTAATGGTGCAGGAAAGAGTACATTGTTAAAAATTTCCACAAATATAATACATCCGACAAAAGGGACTCTTAAGATCGCAGGAATAAATGTACAGGATGATCCAATGAAAGCGCTTGAAAAGGTTGGTCCACTGGTGGAACTCCCGGAGTTTTATCCATATCTCAATGGAACTGAAATTCTTAATTTTGTATGCAAGGTGAAGGGAGCCTCAAAAGAAAAGATAAAAGATGAGATAGAAAGGCTATCTTCTATGCTAAAAATGGAAGAATTCATAAATAAAAAGAGTGGGTCATATTCCAGAGGGATGAAGCAGAGGCTTGCACTGGCATGTTCTATGACAATGGATCCTGAGCTACTTATACTTGATGAACCAACCTTTGGCCTTGATCCAAGAGGGATGAGAGAATTTATTGAAATAATTAGAGAGATAAATGTAAAGGAGGGGAAAACGGTAATCCTAAGCACACATCTGATTTCAGAAGCGAGGGAAATAGCAGACAAAGTTGTAATTATTAATCACGGTACAAAAATGCTTGAGATGAAAAATGAAAGAGAAACAAATCTAATGAATGTCACATTTTACAGTAAACCTGAAGCATCTTCCCTGGAAACATCTTCCATAAAGGTCATTGAGGATCATGGAAATACTGTAACTATCCAGAGAGATGAAAACATATCCAACGATGACGTAATTGATTACTTCCGGGAGAAGAATCTAAAGATAAGATGGATAGAACCCACGAACCAGATAGAGCGCAAATACCTGGAACTCATTAATTGA
- a CDS encoding DUF2004 domain-containing protein has translation MISMYGREKMKKGVEISFQLNDSDQNQEIVKALGNLTGNHFLNNYVEKWSIFHVTLGDHVFFKVLYSGEKIGKLHPAIEKEIKEYFDDLSKNSQEDLMKEYKRAKEKGGFKEVEIKELKEEYDLWQDRLWDYI, from the coding sequence ATGATTAGCATGTATGGAAGAGAGAAAATGAAGAAAGGAGTGGAGATATCGTTTCAGTTGAACGATTCCGATCAGAATCAGGAAATCGTAAAGGCTTTAGGTAATTTAACGGGAAACCATTTTCTGAATAATTACGTTGAGAAGTGGAGTATTTTCCACGTAACCCTAGGAGATCATGTATTCTTCAAGGTACTTTATAGCGGGGAAAAAATAGGAAAGTTACACCCTGCCATAGAAAAGGAAATTAAAGAATATTTTGACGATCTCTCAAAGAACAGTCAGGAAGATCTGATGAAGGAATATAAAAGAGCGAAGGAAAAGGGTGGATTTAAGGAAGTGGAAATTAAGGAACTAAAGGAGGAATACGATCTCTGGCAGGATCGTCTCTGGGATTATATTTAA
- a CDS encoding ABC transporter permease, with protein MFKRASLLKDTYVYYFRNYYRSKSFYLMFLMAILVSILLIYLSFRYQSQISSFAHRAGLDIIGPHGDELVLAYLWTFILSLLPVFASVFFGSPAISSEIESKTAFHIFTLPIPRTILLTGKYLAAVTVTSLIVVTFTVIEIATFQYIYGIILIQFLYSFLLTILFIFSISGVTFLISSLFNKNTYAYISVLLIYLLIFNAGTIIIELLYKVTPYYLLNEAETIVYRVFLNFSFGITTTVPSSLSASTHEIIASSLILALYAIISFGITLILFERKEVK; from the coding sequence ATGTTTAAGAGAGCTTCTCTTCTAAAAGATACTTATGTATATTACTTCAGGAATTATTACAGATCAAAAAGTTTCTACTTGATGTTTCTAATGGCAATTCTCGTGTCCATACTTTTAATTTATCTTTCCTTTAGATATCAATCTCAAATTTCATCTTTTGCACATAGAGCAGGGCTAGATATTATTGGACCTCACGGAGATGAATTGGTTCTTGCCTATCTATGGACATTTATACTTTCATTGCTCCCTGTATTTGCATCAGTATTTTTTGGTTCACCAGCCATTTCAAGTGAAATAGAAAGTAAGACGGCATTTCATATCTTTACCCTTCCTATACCCAGAACTATTTTGTTAACGGGAAAATACCTGGCAGCAGTTACAGTTACTTCCCTAATAGTTGTGACCTTTACTGTAATTGAGATTGCTACTTTCCAGTATATATATGGCATAATTCTAATCCAGTTTCTATATAGCTTTCTTCTTACGATCCTATTCATATTTTCAATCTCAGGAGTTACTTTTTTGATAAGCAGTTTATTTAACAAAAATACCTACGCTTACATATCAGTTCTCCTGATCTATCTATTAATCTTCAATGCAGGGACCATCATAATAGAGTTACTTTATAAGGTAACCCCATACTATCTATTAAACGAAGCTGAAACCATAGTTTACAGAGTTTTCCTGAACTTTTCCTTTGGTATAACAACAACTGTACCATCAAGCTTGTCAGCATCTACCCATGAGATAATTGCAAGTTCACTGATACTTGCACTTTATGCAATCATAAGCTTTGGAATTACTTTAATATTATTTGAACGTAAGGAGGTGAAGTGA
- a CDS encoding ATP-binding protein, whose protein sequence is MRIKEINIESFKGIDSLEFKPRLLNVIVGRNNTGKTSVLEAIAVTMDRVFFEQNYSDSPSSIVNYLVNALEINLVLTGNTNSSKSLKVEKISEQDVYKNIASTILERVNQIRKDKRYNLERKNSPGKNKNATKVEIHDEISIIQQTINNVIKDQLNSDNNKKLFQDCVLIKYNRGESTLFKGENFRLNEIIMTGEVIERLYKNKKLQLKYLLDYHMRHDLNPFVNSRKVKNRKFGEYKKIILVNDPVKTLNTLLDQKDGNQELALKIEEILKSDIILPNLKRFDFTELVFDTVNGTKTVKFSMMGEGFQTLVAILAILKSNENSKSVILLEEPEIHMHPGYVTELVKYISQISSSLKIQLFITTHSSDLIQSLFNQEQTQIQEFLKRNLVMLRLNKMDDSIIGERMTYKEAKESVYDLELDLRGI, encoded by the coding sequence ATGAGGATTAAAGAAATTAATATTGAGAGCTTCAAAGGAATTGATTCACTGGAATTTAAGCCGAGGCTTCTAAATGTTATCGTTGGCAGAAATAATACCGGAAAAACTTCAGTTCTAGAAGCTATTGCTGTGACAATGGACAGAGTGTTCTTTGAACAAAATTATTCAGATTCCCCATCCTCTATAGTAAACTATTTAGTAAATGCACTTGAAATTAACTTAGTTCTTACCGGAAATACAAATAGCAGCAAATCCTTAAAGGTTGAAAAAATAAGTGAACAGGATGTATATAAGAATATTGCCAGCACTATTTTAGAACGGGTTAATCAAATTAGAAAAGACAAACGGTATAATTTGGAAAGAAAAAATAGTCCTGGCAAGAATAAGAATGCAACCAAGGTTGAGATCCATGATGAAATTTCTATCATCCAACAAACCATAAATAATGTTATTAAAGATCAGTTAAATTCCGATAATAATAAAAAATTATTTCAAGACTGTGTGTTAATTAAATATAATAGAGGGGAGTCAACATTGTTTAAGGGAGAAAATTTTAGGTTGAATGAAATAATAATGACCGGTGAGGTCATCGAAAGACTTTACAAAAATAAAAAGTTGCAATTAAAATATCTGCTTGATTATCATATGAGGCATGATTTAAATCCGTTTGTTAACTCCAGAAAAGTAAAAAATAGGAAATTTGGAGAATATAAAAAGATAATTTTAGTTAATGATCCAGTCAAAACTTTGAACACGCTCTTGGACCAAAAGGACGGAAATCAGGAACTTGCATTGAAAATTGAAGAAATACTAAAAAGTGATATAATTTTACCAAACCTGAAAAGATTTGATTTTACTGAATTAGTATTTGATACGGTAAATGGCACAAAAACAGTGAAATTTAGTATGATGGGAGAGGGGTTTCAAACACTTGTTGCTATTTTAGCAATATTGAAATCAAACGAAAATTCGAAATCTGTTATCTTATTAGAGGAGCCAGAGATTCACATGCATCCCGGATACGTGACAGAATTGGTCAAGTATATCTCACAAATCTCAAGTTCTTTAAAAATTCAGCTATTCATAACGACACATAGTTCAGATTTAATACAATCACTATTTAACCAGGAACAAACCCAAATTCAAGAATTTCTAAAAAGGAATCTAGTGATGCTTAGATTGAATAAAATGGATGACTCCATAATTGGAGAAAGAATGACGTATAAAGAAGCGAAAGAAAGTGTTTATGATCTAGAACTAGACCTGAGAGGTATTTGA